A segment of the Carassius carassius chromosome 21, fCarCar2.1, whole genome shotgun sequence genome:
TACTGCATAAACAAGTAGTTGTAACCAAATGCTCTCCCTGTAACCAAATTCCCCTTCGTCTGGCTCTCCTGAAATTGTATGTGAGTGCTTGGGTCTCTAAATAGTGTGTCAATGTAATTTTGTTGTTAAACTGCTTAAGAGACAGTATATATTCACACATGTACATGTATGTGTGGTGAGAGTGTATGGTGTTTGGTAATGAAGGCCTGATTTTGTGCTGAGCTGGTACAGACCGTTTCTGCACCGCTGAATAGTAGCACTTCAAACAGCTGTTTGTTTAACCTTCCATGTGCTCAGATAAGCGTCCACCTCCTCAGCCCTCTCACTGCTTAGAAAAGGAGGACAAAGTGTTTTagtgagaaaaagaaagagttGAATGCCCCAGAGTGCAGATCAGGTGCAGAAAAATGTTGTTCCCATAACACTGTCAATGTTTACATACACTTTGAAAGTTTGTTTTCAgcctgtatttaatatatatatatatatatatatatatatgtgtgtgtgtgtttgaaaatcATGTAAATGCTATAGTTTAGGTGAAATCACAGCAGACATTTTTTGTGAAGTTGGAATAAGTTCATGCACCGATAGCAGtcatatatttgttttatgaCAATTTTTAACTAAGAATTAGTTAGAATAAAGAAGAATTAATGTTTTacccatttcattttatttttctttctttctttatactGGTAGGAGACCAGTAagagtttgttttattattttatttatttatttcttttattgaaaTTAATACCTTTAACTtggaaaattacattaaattgaccaaaattaACAGTAAAGCcctttttaaatgctgttcttttgaaccttctaaAATTATAGCATTATTCCCATACATATTgtctcaaagcagctttacagaaaatgcttgATTCGGTGTGCCTTGTTACAAATTGTAGCAATATGCcacaatgttaatgtttttacattttttcatttgatACATGTATAGACAAATCTTAACTGGCATTGTAATGTTTGAatggaactgtgtgtgtgtgtttgtttatatatatatatatatatatatatatatatatatatatatatatatatatatatatatatatatatatatatatatgtaaaatgtaaagaaaattgtTAGTTGTACTTGATGTACATTGTATATTCACATGCAATGCTGTCAccctaattacattttttttattgcttttctgCCAAATAAATATAGCTCCAATTGTAAAATCACAGTATATATCCTTTGTTAGTTATGCATTTAAAGATATATGCCCCTAAACACTTCAATATAGTGAGCTGCTTTGTCTTGTTAGCTTGTGAGTAGCTTGGGAAGCTAATGTTAAGAGTAGCAGGGTTTGGGATGCTGAAGTAGCTCCTCCTCCTCATACTGTCTGTAGTCTGTGTCCGCTGTGGAGGGCGTTTGAGACTGTCTGGCCGAGTCATGCTAGCCTGTAGCCTTATTTTGGGCTAATCGAGTGTGATACACATACAGGAATGTGAAGCACAGATGTCTTCACTTCTGTGTTTGTTGTGAAAGCAGGCTTGACATTGATTTGATTTCTGATAAAATGAAGTCAGTAGATGACACTGTTATTAGGAATAACAGTTGCTTTACTGGTTTATAGTTCTGTTTTATTATCTCTTTTAATTTTGAGGCAGTAGAAGGATCCAGTGTGGTGAAGGTTTGGATTGTTTTGTCTAGTTCAGTGAGTCCTGAGAGGGAGTGGTCCTTTCAGCCTTTACTGGAACAGAGTTGGAGAAAGAGAGCAGAAAGTGGACCGCTGGACGGTTTGTCTGTTCCAGTAATGAGGGAGGGCCGGATAGTGGACAGCATGCTTTGTTTAGCACCCAAAGCCCACCAGACCAAACAGAATTCCCCGCTCGCCCGCtctcattttttcttttcttttttcatctcTGTTCCTTCATTTCTTGGTCTCGGACTGTCTGTTTCTTTGAACCAATCAAATCTTTCTCTGTTGTAATTGTGGTGTTGTGTTGTCTGATGCTGTTCCTGTTGTTCTTAAATGAGAGCTGATGTCTGAAATGTCTGAATAAATTGCTCTTGGAACATACAGTCTCTTAGGATGCCTTTGTCTGGTAAATGTTTAAAGGTAGTAATACAGTAGATGTATAACTCTGATTCCCCACAATCCTGTTTGTTtgatgattttctttttcttgtcagtgttgttttattttgcgttaacgggagactcttatcgggcaataaaaaaaatatcgccgttaatctattctcaaagttgggttgagagctgggtctatactacgcgagctatgatgactttcaccttgatattttagcgccgatgtatacctagccgaatctgtagggggcgagaacgagtctttaaacctgtgtgtatgcctactgtgaaattaccacatcaaacgtgacgtgctaacatggatgcagctaagatgctgccgggtttgcttcagggaaatttattttttaagaagcttcccaatagAAACCTTGACAagactcacgcctgtttcacacataatccgtctgcagtgcgtatgcagtccgtgtgcgttacgaatgtggtgctgaagcagcacagactcatactcattgtgctttcacacaggacgtgtttgcagtccgctactcggtacataaacgatcgctgcactgctgcagacgcaacgctcctggaatgcaCTGACAGAACGCAACCACGTGAATGCTGGAATCCGtaaacatgggtgcgtaaaaaaaatatgaaacgcatacgcactgcagacggagtatgtgtgaaatggtcataaggttgtttgcacattgtgcaatgtggaattcgtttacatCTTTCttaagcactttgtgatgcattttggaaacaggagatgagtccctggtctaatgcaccacctggcttgagaaacttATTCTAAAAGACTtccttttagtcattattttatttgggtagcatacatattctgaatgcctttggcagaattcaaatgagctattttaatctatattaattccaagattacagtgagattaatctagatttataaaaaaaaatctatgcccaccaataatatataataataatataatatataataatatataatatatagcgaCTCAACCTTTGTTAGATTTCCATAGTGTGAAACacaacagtttcagagactgtgtCAGAGAAGACGACGCCATCGTTGTCGGAACGATCATGTTTTGGCTCTGCTTCCAGCTAAACACGCACACGTTTATTTGCTGGATCCCACAGTGCTGACGCTACATTATGAGTGTGTACATGCCTCACAAATATTCTTTCTATTTGGTTGTGTCTTCAGCCGGTGTACAAATAAGTGTGTATTCAGATAGGTCTGTCAGGTGATTGTATTCAATACAATCACCGCTGTGATTGTGATTGTATTCAATACAAACCGCTGTGTGACCTAATTCTTAAGTGAGCTCTCAACCTGATCTCAAAGCTCACCTTTAATCTGATCTGAGATCAGAACTGCACGACTCTATGGTTGCTTTTCCCAGCAGCACCTCCCAGTCCTCAGGCCTGGTTTTTACAGAATGCATCTCACTGTGGCCTATGGGCATTACTCCCGTGTGTGGATACATGTCCTACTTCCGATTAATCGTTATTGTGGTGTGTGCGTATATGAATGTGGGTTAGAGGTTTATAATATAAGAAAGTAATAAATATCTGCCAAGTATGATTATCCATGGAGCAATATCTGAGCTTTAGCCGTTTGTGGCTGCTCTGAGCCAaagcagtaatgttttttttcctgttgttCCCAAGACTGCAAAGTCACCGAGTGTGAAACCTCCAGTCTAATAACCATCATCACCACCATTCACAAATCAACTCTCATTTACAAGGCTAATTTATTAAAGGTTTAAAGAGAGACGTGATCTGACACCTCTCTTCAGGAGATCGCTGACACCTGAAACGATATATTAATGTCTTCTCTTGGGTGGAATGGTAATTTAATGGTGGTTAAATTTAATACAGATTATGCACAGGGGTGTGTAAACTTTTGAGAAAAGACTGTTATGTGAAATTgtgtatacattattattattactattattattaattaattaatttaaattttgtaaatttattttatatatttttatgtatttcaaaggttgatatatattgttttttatttatattgttagaaattattaaataatgtatgtatatatgggtGTACGCAAATTTCTATTAATTTCTATATATTccttgttatattattattattatacattataatttatattgtcCTGAATAatggatatttaaatatattcatcaGGGCAGTGCTGAAATAATTATGATCATTAGTGTGTTAACTTATGAATTGTGTTTCTAAACTAAAATAAGTCATATATTTACTGTTGTTTACTGTTATACAGATTTACAGATTTTCCTGTGTATGATAGTAGTTTTGCTCTTtatgaaattcaaataaatgcttctaTTTTGATTCTCATTTGCTATGAAAAATACTGTAACATCACTTGTTCTAATGTTTTTAGAAGAATATGTAGCACACAGAGCTTAAACATACTCACAGTCTCTCAAACAGCTTTCATTAGTGAATGCTGAGCAGGCACCTGTCTCAATGGGAGCTATTGTTCACCTGCCTCTCTTCCTAAGTAGTCTTTGGACCCATATGGTCCCATTTTGGCTTCTCACATCAAAATGGTGCAAAAAGGGAAAGATCGCCCCCTGGTGGAGCGTCTGGTGCATGTGACTAAAATATTGAGACGCTTACTCATAACTATACACATATTCAGTACTATACTCATAAATATACTGCATATTCAGTTCTGGATTAACTTGGTCATATATGACTTTGCATTATATTGAGAGGCATAGAAGTGGTTAAAGATATCAAACCCCACAAGAAGTGATCCATCTATATTCACCAGTGTTATATGTTCTTCTtataccgtgtgtgtgtgtgtgtatgtgttttcagGAGCAGATCCACGTGCCTGTTTATCACCCCACTCCCAGCCAGGCCCGGCTGGCAACCCAACTGACCGAAGAGGAGCAGGTGCGGATCGCTCAAAGGATCGGCCTCATCCAGCATCTTCCCAAAGGTGTCTATGATCCAGGCAGTGACGGCACTGAGAAGAAGATTCGAGAGTAAGTGATGatgctgtgtgtctgtctgtttgtttcctAGTTATCTTAAAGTTGGTCAAggagcaatgttttttttttaattttttttttttatctagctcAAAAAACGTGAATGCACATGAAAGCACGTTTATAATGAAAAGTAAATATGAAACTTACTATGACAAGGATTATTGTAACATGTtaaattctgtgttttttttgtttagtttttttgcagcaAATTACCATATatatcatttgacactgaagatgtaattaatggctgctgaaaattcagccttgccattacagagataaattacattttataatatattaaaatagaaaaaggtgTGACCAACTTTTTTAATTCTGCATAATGCCCCACCCTGTCAGCAGCCTATGGGAACGCTGTGCACTTTGTTGCCAAGCTTATCGCAGTGTGTGTGAACACGTTCTCTCTTTGCGCAGGTGTGTGATCTGCATGATGGACTTTGTGTATGGAGACCCCATCCGGTTCCTCCCCTGCATGCACATCTACCACCTGGACTGCATAGATGACTGGCTGATGAGGTCCTTCACGTGTCCCTCCTGTATGGAGCCTGTAGATGCTGCCTTGCTCTCGTCTTACGAAACTAACTGACTGCTGCCTGCACTGATCCCCgccccacatacacacacacacacacacacacacaaaacccttGAGTCCTGTCCTCACATGACCCCTTTGCATAAAGAGACGAACTGTCCACTAGACTGCGGCATGGGATGGT
Coding sequences within it:
- the rnf11b gene encoding RING finger protein 11b; translated protein: MGNCLKSPTSDDISLLHESQSDRASFGDANDPDQEPPPPYQEQIHVPVYHPTPSQARLATQLTEEEQVRIAQRIGLIQHLPKGVYDPGSDGTEKKIRECVICMMDFVYGDPIRFLPCMHIYHLDCIDDWLMRSFTCPSCMEPVDAALLSSYETN